A genomic window from Arthrobacter globiformis includes:
- a CDS encoding sarcosine oxidase subunit gamma: MANTAAFTGINGLREIRRSPASHLAEAFDTGSVQGTVTLKEGPFQTMVGVRVDRSTEAGARIASVTGGLPERCGEVRGTERVSVLWLGPQEFLVVAPEDAHDSLGGDLIGSLKSALGDAAGQVVDLSANRTTFELSGPRARAVLEKGCALDLHPRTLKPGTALNTEVGNIPVVLFKSGEESFRLFPRASFADYLGRWLLDAMREFASPEVP, from the coding sequence ATGGCTAACACCGCAGCCTTCACAGGCATCAATGGACTCCGGGAAATCCGCCGCAGCCCAGCCTCACACCTGGCCGAAGCATTCGACACCGGGTCCGTGCAGGGAACAGTCACCCTGAAAGAGGGCCCGTTCCAGACCATGGTCGGCGTCCGGGTGGACCGCAGCACCGAGGCCGGCGCCCGGATTGCCTCCGTCACCGGCGGCCTGCCGGAGCGCTGCGGCGAGGTCCGCGGCACGGAACGCGTCAGCGTCCTGTGGCTCGGTCCGCAGGAGTTCCTGGTGGTGGCCCCGGAAGACGCCCACGACTCCCTGGGCGGGGACCTGATCGGCTCCCTCAAGTCCGCCCTGGGCGACGCCGCCGGGCAGGTGGTGGACCTGTCCGCCAACCGCACCACGTTCGAGCTGTCCGGCCCGCGGGCCCGTGCAGTGCTGGAGAAGGGCTGCGCCCTGGACCTGCACCCGCGGACCCTCAAGCCAGGCACGGCCCTGAACACCGAGGTCGGCAACATCCCGGTGGTCCTGTTCAAGTCCGGGGAGGAAAGCTTCCGGCTGTTCCCCCGCGCCTCGTTCGCGGATTACCTGGGCCGCTGGCTCCTGGACGCCATGAGGGAGTTCGCTTCCCCCGAGGTGCCCTGA
- the purU gene encoding formyltetrahydrofolate deformylase: MTAIQTEDRASGQASSGVEHVLTLDCPEGPGIVHAVSGFLLEYGCDIIDNKQFGDRSEGHFFMRVHFASDGNESTLEQLRAGFTPVAEKYNMKWRLERNGSRRKVLIMVSKFGHCLNDLLFRARVGELPIEVVGVVSNHTDHQALVDWHGIPFFHVPVTAATKPQAEARLLEIVDELDVELVVLARYMQVLSDDLTRKLDGRAINIHHSFLPSFKGAKPYHQAYARGVKTVGATAHYVNAELDEGPIIAQQVVEVDHTFGPEDLVAAGRDTECKALSNAVRWHCEGRIILNGNRTVVLK; the protein is encoded by the coding sequence ATGACTGCTATCCAGACTGAGGACCGCGCCTCCGGGCAGGCAAGCAGCGGCGTCGAGCACGTCCTGACCCTGGACTGCCCCGAAGGCCCGGGCATCGTGCACGCCGTCTCCGGCTTCCTGCTGGAATACGGCTGCGACATCATCGACAACAAGCAGTTCGGCGACCGGTCCGAAGGCCACTTCTTCATGCGGGTGCACTTCGCGTCCGACGGGAACGAATCCACGCTGGAGCAGCTGCGTGCCGGCTTCACGCCGGTTGCCGAGAAGTACAACATGAAGTGGCGGCTGGAACGGAACGGGTCCCGCCGCAAGGTCCTGATCATGGTCTCGAAGTTCGGCCACTGCCTCAACGACCTGCTCTTCCGGGCCCGCGTGGGGGAACTGCCCATCGAGGTTGTGGGCGTGGTTTCAAACCACACCGACCACCAGGCCCTCGTGGACTGGCACGGCATCCCGTTCTTCCACGTCCCCGTCACCGCGGCCACCAAGCCGCAGGCGGAGGCACGGCTGCTGGAAATCGTGGACGAGCTCGACGTCGAGCTGGTGGTGCTGGCCCGGTACATGCAGGTTCTCAGCGACGACCTGACGCGGAAGCTGGATGGCCGCGCGATCAACATCCACCACTCGTTCCTGCCCTCGTTCAAGGGTGCCAAGCCGTACCACCAGGCCTACGCCCGCGGCGTGAAGACGGTTGGTGCGACGGCGCACTACGTGAACGCGGAACTCGACGAGGGCCCGATCATCGCGCAGCAGGTGGTCGAGGTGGACCACACCTTCGGTCCCGAGGACCTGGTTGCCGCCGGTCGGGACACCGAGTGCAAGGCGCTCAGCAACGCCGTCCGCTGGCACTGCGAAGGCCGCATTATCCTGAACGGCAACCGGACCGTGGTCCTGAAGTAG
- a CDS encoding glycerate kinase, protein MRIVIAPDKFKGSLSAPDVARHLETGLRKGSATADGPGPEGLGTLEVLRIPVADGGEGTLDAAVGSGFTRRRAVVSGPTGQPLTAEFAVRGREAVIEMAVASGLAVLPPSAVSKHDGGRPGSDSARTASSLGTGELIRAALDAGCRQIILGVGGSANTDGGAGVLQGLGARLLDAAGNELPLGGAALAQLAAIDFSGFDARLEESRFILASDVDNPLLGPEGAAAIFGPQKGATAADVGELDAALANFVQVLAAEIGPRAVKAASAPGAGAAGGVGYAAIAALAASRRPGIDVVLEFTRLAERLAGADLVITGEGSLDEQSLLGKTPMGVARAAAAAGVPVLAVCGRTTLDAAQISRSGFRQVYPLTALESNVEICIAEAGRLLEELGQHIGVHLTDSAYTKEPLNV, encoded by the coding sequence ATGCGCATCGTGATCGCGCCGGACAAGTTCAAGGGCTCACTCTCCGCCCCGGACGTCGCCCGGCACCTTGAAACAGGGCTCCGGAAGGGCTCCGCCACAGCGGACGGCCCCGGCCCTGAGGGACTGGGCACCCTTGAGGTACTGCGGATTCCCGTGGCCGACGGCGGCGAGGGCACCCTCGACGCCGCCGTCGGTTCCGGCTTCACCCGCCGCCGCGCCGTCGTCAGCGGCCCCACCGGTCAGCCGCTGACGGCGGAGTTCGCGGTCCGCGGCCGGGAGGCCGTGATCGAAATGGCCGTGGCGTCCGGCCTCGCCGTCCTGCCGCCCTCCGCTGTGTCCAAACACGACGGCGGGCGGCCGGGTTCGGACTCTGCCCGGACTGCCAGCAGCCTGGGCACCGGGGAACTGATCCGCGCGGCGCTCGACGCCGGCTGCCGGCAGATCATCCTCGGCGTCGGTGGCAGCGCCAACACCGACGGCGGCGCTGGCGTCCTGCAGGGACTCGGCGCCCGGCTGCTCGACGCCGCCGGCAACGAACTGCCCCTCGGCGGCGCCGCGCTGGCGCAGCTGGCGGCCATCGACTTCTCCGGCTTCGACGCCCGGCTGGAGGAATCCCGCTTCATCCTCGCGAGCGACGTGGACAACCCGCTGCTCGGACCGGAAGGCGCGGCGGCCATCTTCGGACCGCAGAAGGGCGCCACCGCCGCCGACGTCGGCGAGCTGGATGCCGCCCTCGCCAACTTCGTCCAGGTCCTCGCCGCGGAGATCGGGCCGCGCGCGGTCAAGGCCGCCAGCGCACCGGGGGCCGGAGCGGCCGGCGGCGTCGGCTACGCCGCCATCGCGGCACTGGCGGCATCACGCCGCCCGGGCATCGACGTCGTGCTTGAATTCACCCGGCTGGCCGAACGGCTGGCCGGCGCGGACCTGGTGATCACCGGCGAAGGCAGCCTGGACGAACAGAGCCTGCTGGGCAAGACGCCCATGGGCGTAGCCCGCGCTGCCGCTGCGGCCGGCGTGCCGGTACTCGCCGTCTGCGGCCGCACCACGCTGGACGCCGCGCAGATCAGCCGGTCAGGTTTCCGGCAGGTCTACCCCCTGACGGCGCTGGAAAGCAATGTAGAGATATGTATAGCTGAAGCAGGCCGACTGCTTGAAGAATTGGGTCAGCACATCGGCGTGCACCTGACCGACAGTGCTTACACGAAGGAGCCCCTGAATGTCTGA
- a CDS encoding L-serine ammonia-lyase: protein MALSALDLFSVGIGPSSSHTVGPMRAAKQFADGLKGGGLLSATTRVQAELFGSLGATGRGHGSDKAVVLGLQGLEPETVDTSTADDQVAAAALDAELRIGGDHRVDFNWDEDVVLHRRKSLPAHPNGMTFRALDHAGTVLSERSFYSIGGGFVVDGDADAGAKVIADETPLPYPFTTANELLEICSRENMSISDVMLANELVWRSEAELREELLKLWAVMRECVDNGCAAEGILPGGLKVRRRAPSLFKTLTADTGVTDPLRAMEWVNLYALAVNEENAAGGRIVTAPTNGAAGIVPAVLHYYMKFVPGADDDGVVRFLLAAAAVGILFKINASISGAEVGCQGEVGSACSMAAAGLCEVLGGTPEQVENAAEVGIEHNLGLTCDPVGGLVQIPCIERNAIASVKAINAARLALHGDGSHKVSLDKAIKTMRDTGADMKTKYKETSRGGLAVNVIEC, encoded by the coding sequence ATGGCGCTAAGCGCCCTGGACCTGTTTTCCGTTGGCATCGGGCCGTCGTCGTCACACACGGTCGGCCCGATGCGGGCGGCAAAGCAGTTCGCCGACGGGCTCAAGGGCGGTGGACTGCTGAGTGCCACCACCCGGGTCCAGGCAGAGCTCTTCGGGTCCCTGGGTGCCACCGGCCGGGGCCATGGCTCCGACAAGGCCGTGGTGCTGGGCCTGCAGGGCCTGGAGCCGGAGACGGTGGACACCTCCACCGCCGACGACCAGGTGGCAGCCGCCGCCCTCGACGCCGAACTCAGGATCGGCGGCGACCACCGGGTGGACTTCAACTGGGACGAGGACGTGGTGCTGCACCGGCGCAAGTCGCTGCCGGCCCACCCCAACGGCATGACCTTCCGCGCCCTGGACCACGCGGGCACGGTGCTGAGCGAACGGAGCTTCTACTCCATCGGCGGCGGGTTCGTCGTGGACGGGGATGCCGACGCCGGCGCCAAGGTGATTGCGGACGAAACCCCGCTGCCGTACCCCTTCACCACGGCCAACGAGCTCCTGGAGATCTGCAGCCGCGAAAACATGTCCATCTCGGACGTCATGCTCGCCAACGAACTGGTGTGGCGCAGCGAGGCGGAACTCCGCGAGGAACTTCTGAAGCTGTGGGCCGTCATGCGCGAATGCGTGGACAACGGCTGCGCCGCGGAAGGCATCCTTCCCGGCGGGCTGAAGGTAAGGCGGCGGGCGCCGTCGCTCTTCAAGACCCTGACGGCGGACACCGGCGTCACAGATCCGCTCCGGGCGATGGAGTGGGTGAACCTCTACGCGCTGGCCGTCAACGAGGAGAACGCGGCCGGCGGCCGCATCGTCACCGCCCCCACCAACGGGGCAGCCGGCATCGTGCCGGCGGTCCTGCACTACTACATGAAGTTTGTTCCGGGAGCGGACGACGACGGTGTGGTGCGCTTCCTGCTGGCGGCGGCCGCCGTCGGGATTCTGTTCAAGATCAACGCCTCCATCTCCGGCGCGGAGGTGGGCTGCCAGGGCGAGGTCGGCTCGGCCTGCTCCATGGCCGCGGCCGGACTCTGCGAGGTGCTGGGCGGCACGCCCGAACAGGTGGAGAACGCCGCCGAGGTGGGGATCGAACACAACCTCGGGCTGACGTGCGACCCCGTGGGCGGCCTGGTGCAGATCCCGTGCATCGAGCGGAACGCGATCGCCAGCGTCAAGGCGATCAACGCCGCGCGGCTGGCCCTGCACGGGGACGGCAGCCACAAGGTGTCGCTGGACAAGGCCATCAAGACCATGCGCGACACCGGGGCCGACATGAAAACCAAGTACAAGGAAACCTCTCGAGGAGGCCTCGCTGTGAATGTAATTGAGTGCTGA
- the allB gene encoding allantoinase AllB, with translation MSEERFDLVIRGRRILTTAGIAAREVGVRGGKIVALEPLGNGLAGAEVIELADDETLIPGLVDTHVHVNEPGRTEWEGFASATRAAAAGGVTTIIDMPLNSIPPTTNVEGLKLKREVAEDQAFVDVGFWGGAIPGNKADLRPLHDEGVFGFKCFLLHSGVDEFPHLEADEMEEDMRELKSFDSLMIVHAEDSHAIDHAPHPGGAHYSTFLASRPRGAENKAIAEVIERARWTGARAHILHLSSSDALPMIASAKRDGVHLTVETCPHYLTLMAEEIPDGATAYKCCPPIREASNRELLWQGLQDGTIDCIVSDHSPSTLDLKDLENGDFAVAWGGVSSLQLGLSLIWTEARHRGIPLEQVVSWMAEKPAALARLSNKGQLALGYDADFSVFAQDEAFVVDVSKLKHKNPITPYDGKALSGVVRRTYLRGSVVDGQTPGGKLIRRGGI, from the coding sequence ATGTCTGAAGAACGCTTTGACCTGGTCATCCGGGGCCGGCGCATCCTCACCACCGCCGGCATCGCCGCCCGTGAAGTGGGCGTGCGCGGCGGAAAGATCGTCGCCCTCGAGCCGCTTGGCAACGGCCTCGCGGGCGCCGAGGTCATCGAACTGGCCGACGACGAAACCCTGATCCCCGGCCTGGTGGACACGCACGTCCACGTCAACGAGCCCGGCCGCACCGAGTGGGAGGGCTTCGCCTCCGCCACCCGTGCGGCAGCCGCCGGCGGCGTCACCACCATCATCGACATGCCGCTGAACTCCATCCCGCCCACCACCAACGTGGAGGGCCTGAAGCTCAAGCGCGAGGTGGCCGAGGACCAGGCCTTCGTGGACGTCGGCTTCTGGGGCGGCGCCATCCCCGGCAACAAGGCCGATCTCCGCCCGCTGCACGACGAGGGCGTCTTCGGCTTCAAGTGCTTCCTGCTGCACTCCGGCGTGGACGAGTTCCCGCACCTGGAAGCAGACGAGATGGAGGAGGACATGCGCGAGCTGAAGTCCTTCGACTCGCTCATGATCGTCCACGCCGAGGACTCGCACGCCATCGACCACGCACCCCATCCCGGCGGCGCCCACTACTCCACCTTCCTCGCCTCCCGCCCCCGCGGCGCCGAGAACAAGGCCATCGCCGAGGTGATCGAGCGCGCCCGCTGGACCGGCGCCCGCGCCCACATCCTGCACCTTTCGTCGTCGGACGCGCTGCCCATGATCGCTTCGGCAAAGCGCGACGGCGTGCACCTCACCGTGGAGACCTGCCCGCACTACCTCACGCTCATGGCCGAGGAAATCCCCGACGGCGCCACGGCCTACAAGTGCTGCCCGCCCATCCGCGAGGCCTCCAACCGGGAGCTCCTCTGGCAAGGCCTGCAGGACGGCACCATCGACTGCATCGTCTCCGACCACTCCCCTTCGACACTGGACCTGAAGGACCTCGAAAACGGCGACTTCGCGGTGGCCTGGGGCGGCGTCTCCTCGCTGCAGCTGGGCCTGTCCCTGATCTGGACCGAGGCCCGGCACCGCGGCATCCCGCTGGAACAGGTGGTGTCGTGGATGGCCGAGAAGCCGGCCGCACTGGCCCGTCTCTCCAACAAGGGCCAGCTTGCCCTGGGCTACGACGCCGATTTCTCCGTCTTCGCCCAGGACGAGGCCTTCGTGGTGGACGTGTCCAAGCTCAAGCACAAGAACCCCATCACCCCGTACGACGGCAAGGCACTCTCCGGCGTCGTCCGCCGCACGTACCTGCGCGGCAGCGTGGTGGACGGCCAAACCCCCGGCGGCAAGCTGATCCGCCGCGGCGGCATCTGA
- a CDS encoding sarcosine oxidase subunit alpha family protein — MTSQNARLSTGGRIDRSISWRFTVDGEEFTGHPGDTLASALLANGRIAAGNSLYEDRARGILAAGVEEPNALVRIEARFPGDVAESMLPATTVSLVDGLKAGFLNGLGKLDPADDRAEYDKKYVHTDILVIGGGPAGLAAAREAVRTGARVILMDDQPELGGSLLSGSTAAELAETIEGKPALEWVADVEAELVSGAESTVLNRTTAFGAYDANYVIAVQNRTDHLSSPAAAGVSRQRIWHIRANQVVLAPGAHERPLVFENNDRPGIMLASAVRSYLNRYGVAAGSRVVINTTNDSAYALAADLRAAGVKVAAVVDARPALTPVAAAAVEAGTRVLIGSAVANTAAGSDGRLNSVTVRSINDDGELTSGIEEIAADLLAVSGGWSPLVHLHSQRQGKLRWDEDLAAFVPATVVPNQQTIGSGRGSFELADCLAEGISAGAAAAIAAGFETAVEPSALAEPKASAPTRQLWLVPGQTGTPDDWHHHFVDFQRDQSVADVLRSTGAGMRSVEHVKRYTSISTANDQGKTSGVNAIGVIAAALRTAGEASRGIGDIGTTTYRAPFTPVAFAALAGRQRGELFDPARVTSIHPWHVAQGALFEDVGQWKRPWYYPQNGEDMDEAVLRECAAVRDSVGFMDATTLGKIEIRGKDAGEFLNRIYTNAFKKLAPGSARYGVMCLSDGMIFDDGVTLRLDEETYFMTTTTGGAAKVLDWLEEWLQTEWPELDVHCTSVTEQWSTIAVVGPKSRDVIAKVAPELAANGGLDAEAFPFMTFRETTLASGVQARICRISFSGELAYEINVPSWYGLNTWESVAAAGAEFNITPYGTETMHVLRAEKGYPIVGQDTDGTVTPQDAGMEWIVSKAKDFIGKRSYSRADQQRDDRKHLVSVLPVDGSLRLPEGTQLVEKGISTSPAYGPVPMQGFVTSSYHSAALGRSFGLALIKNGRNRIGETLVAAAGNQLVDVVVAETVLFDPEGTRKDG, encoded by the coding sequence GTGACCTCCCAGAACGCGCGCCTCAGCACCGGCGGCCGCATCGACCGCAGCATCTCCTGGCGGTTCACCGTGGACGGCGAGGAATTCACCGGACACCCGGGCGACACCCTGGCCTCCGCGCTGCTGGCCAACGGCCGCATCGCCGCCGGCAACTCGCTGTACGAGGACCGTGCCCGCGGCATCCTGGCCGCCGGCGTGGAAGAGCCCAACGCCCTGGTCCGGATCGAAGCCCGGTTCCCCGGTGACGTTGCCGAGTCCATGCTCCCCGCCACCACCGTTTCGCTGGTGGACGGCCTGAAGGCCGGCTTCCTGAACGGCCTGGGCAAGCTGGACCCCGCGGATGACCGGGCTGAGTACGACAAGAAGTACGTCCACACCGACATCCTGGTGATCGGCGGCGGCCCCGCCGGCCTGGCCGCGGCCCGCGAAGCAGTCCGCACCGGCGCCCGCGTCATCCTGATGGACGACCAGCCCGAACTCGGCGGGTCGCTGCTGTCCGGTTCCACGGCCGCCGAACTGGCGGAAACCATCGAGGGCAAGCCCGCCCTGGAATGGGTTGCCGACGTCGAGGCTGAACTCGTCTCCGGCGCCGAAAGCACCGTGCTGAACCGCACCACCGCCTTCGGCGCCTACGACGCCAACTACGTCATCGCCGTGCAGAACCGCACCGACCACCTCTCCAGCCCGGCAGCCGCCGGCGTCTCCCGGCAGCGCATTTGGCACATCCGCGCCAACCAGGTTGTCCTGGCCCCGGGCGCCCACGAGCGTCCGCTGGTGTTCGAGAACAACGACCGCCCGGGCATCATGCTCGCCTCGGCTGTCCGCAGCTACCTGAACCGCTACGGCGTGGCCGCCGGGTCCCGCGTGGTCATCAACACCACCAACGACAGCGCCTACGCCCTGGCCGCGGACCTGCGCGCCGCCGGCGTCAAGGTCGCGGCCGTCGTCGACGCCCGTCCGGCCCTCACGCCGGTGGCTGCCGCCGCCGTCGAAGCCGGCACCCGGGTGCTCATCGGCAGCGCGGTTGCCAACACGGCCGCCGGCTCGGACGGCCGCCTGAACAGCGTCACCGTCCGCAGCATCAACGACGACGGCGAACTCACCTCGGGCATCGAAGAGATCGCCGCCGACCTGCTGGCAGTGTCCGGCGGCTGGAGCCCCCTGGTGCACCTGCACTCGCAGCGCCAGGGCAAGCTGCGCTGGGACGAGGACCTCGCGGCCTTCGTGCCGGCCACCGTGGTTCCGAACCAGCAGACCATCGGTTCCGGCCGCGGCAGCTTCGAACTCGCGGACTGCCTGGCCGAGGGCATCTCGGCCGGAGCTGCGGCCGCGATCGCCGCCGGCTTTGAGACCGCCGTCGAGCCCTCCGCCCTGGCGGAGCCCAAGGCGTCCGCCCCGACCCGCCAGCTGTGGCTGGTCCCCGGCCAGACCGGAACCCCCGACGACTGGCACCACCACTTCGTCGACTTCCAGCGTGACCAGTCCGTGGCCGACGTCCTGCGCTCCACCGGCGCCGGCATGCGGTCCGTGGAACACGTCAAGCGCTACACCTCCATCAGCACCGCCAACGACCAGGGCAAGACGTCCGGCGTCAACGCGATCGGCGTCATTGCCGCTGCACTGCGCACCGCCGGCGAGGCGTCCCGGGGCATCGGCGACATCGGCACCACCACCTACCGTGCGCCGTTCACCCCCGTGGCCTTCGCGGCGCTGGCCGGCCGCCAGCGCGGCGAGCTGTTCGATCCCGCCCGCGTCACCTCGATCCACCCGTGGCACGTTGCCCAGGGCGCACTGTTCGAGGACGTCGGGCAGTGGAAGCGTCCGTGGTACTACCCGCAGAACGGGGAGGACATGGACGAGGCTGTGCTCCGCGAGTGCGCCGCCGTCCGCGACTCCGTGGGCTTCATGGACGCCACCACCCTCGGCAAGATCGAAATCCGCGGCAAGGACGCCGGTGAGTTCCTGAACCGGATCTACACCAACGCGTTCAAGAAGCTGGCCCCGGGTTCCGCCCGATACGGCGTCATGTGCCTCTCGGACGGCATGATCTTCGACGACGGCGTGACCCTGCGCCTGGACGAGGAAACCTACTTCATGACCACCACCACCGGCGGCGCCGCCAAGGTGCTGGACTGGCTGGAGGAATGGCTGCAGACCGAATGGCCGGAACTCGACGTGCACTGCACCTCGGTGACCGAACAGTGGAGCACGATCGCCGTCGTCGGACCCAAGTCCCGCGACGTCATCGCCAAGGTTGCCCCGGAACTCGCCGCCAACGGCGGCCTCGACGCCGAGGCGTTCCCGTTCATGACCTTCCGCGAAACCACCCTCGCGTCCGGCGTGCAGGCCCGCATCTGCCGGATCTCGTTCTCCGGTGAACTGGCCTACGAAATCAACGTGCCGTCCTGGTACGGGCTGAACACCTGGGAATCCGTTGCCGCGGCAGGTGCCGAGTTCAACATCACCCCCTACGGCACCGAGACCATGCACGTGCTGCGTGCCGAGAAGGGCTACCCGATCGTCGGGCAGGACACCGACGGCACGGTCACCCCGCAGGATGCCGGCATGGAATGGATCGTCTCCAAGGCCAAGGACTTCATCGGCAAGCGCTCCTACTCCCGGGCGGACCAGCAGCGCGACGACCGCAAGCACCTGGTCAGCGTCCTGCCGGTGGACGGTTCGCTGAGGCTTCCGGAAGGAACCCAGCTGGTGGAAAAGGGCATCAGCACCAGCCCCGCCTACGGCCCCGTCCCGATGCAGGGCTTCGTGACCTCCAGCTACCACAGCGCTGCGCTGGGCCGTTCGTTCGGCCTGGCCCTGATCAAGAACGGCCGCAACCGGATCGGCGAGACCCTGGTGGCCGCCGCCGGCAACCAGCTCGTCGACGTAGTCGTGGCAGAAACCGTACTTTTTGACCCCGAAGGGACCCGCAAAGATGGCTAA
- a CDS encoding winged helix-turn-helix domain-containing protein: MAVHAHSPRGTSAPRGAKAPGAANDHRPANAHIPAIAPGTAKAHGLAVWVAPPEGQDIDPEVLARAAELVLARALQFAPEAEVHWPAAGAATSAAGTHPGTPPGEGEPNGAPDGGTPVPPSSSLEDSPQHSPQPDSAQQEPGESESRETDDDGATHLPPSAGHVSRVAVDLARSEVLLDGERVPLTGVEFKLLRYLVEHCSRTVDREELRLFLESFDSPGAATRSIDVYVGRVRRKLLGGRHAIATVRGGGYRFICGPAATVRGPAEYSI; the protein is encoded by the coding sequence GTGGCTGTGCATGCCCATTCACCGCGCGGCACTTCGGCCCCCCGGGGCGCCAAGGCCCCCGGTGCTGCCAACGACCACAGACCTGCCAACGCCCACATACCTGCCATCGCCCCGGGGACTGCGAAAGCCCACGGCCTGGCGGTCTGGGTAGCTCCCCCCGAAGGCCAGGACATCGATCCGGAGGTCCTGGCCCGGGCCGCCGAGCTGGTGCTGGCGCGGGCCCTTCAATTTGCTCCGGAGGCGGAAGTCCACTGGCCCGCCGCCGGAGCTGCAACTTCCGCCGCCGGGACGCACCCGGGCACGCCCCCAGGGGAGGGGGAACCCAACGGTGCGCCCGACGGCGGAACTCCCGTGCCGCCGTCGTCCTCCCTGGAGGATTCCCCGCAACATTCCCCGCAACCGGACTCTGCGCAACAGGAACCAGGGGAATCGGAGTCCCGGGAAACGGACGACGACGGCGCTACCCACCTCCCGCCGTCGGCCGGGCACGTCAGCCGGGTGGCCGTGGACCTTGCCCGGTCCGAGGTGCTGCTGGACGGCGAGCGGGTGCCGCTGACCGGCGTCGAATTCAAGCTGCTGCGCTACCTTGTGGAGCACTGCTCGCGGACCGTTGACCGGGAGGAGCTGCGGCTGTTCCTGGAGTCGTTCGACAGCCCCGGCGCCGCGACCCGTTCCATCGACGTCTACGTGGGGCGGGTGCGGCGGAAGCTGCTCGGCGGCCGGCACGCGATCGCTACGGTCCGCGGCGGCGGCTACCGCTTCATCTGCGGACCCGCAGCCACCGTGCGCGGACCGGCGGAATACAGTATCTAG
- the bcp gene encoding thioredoxin-dependent thiol peroxidase, producing MSPKLTTKLQPGTQAPDFTLQDAEGKQTALADYRGKNVIVYFYPEAATPGCTTEACDFRDNLASFQGSGYAVLGISPDAPEKLANFTGDFGLTFPLLADEDHAVALAYGAWGEKLVDGEVQEGIVRSTVVLDPEGKVTLAQYQVKAQGHVQALREQLGV from the coding sequence ATGAGCCCCAAACTGACCACCAAGCTCCAGCCCGGAACCCAGGCGCCGGACTTCACCCTGCAGGACGCCGAAGGCAAGCAGACCGCGCTGGCCGACTACCGCGGCAAGAACGTCATCGTGTACTTCTACCCCGAGGCCGCAACTCCCGGCTGCACCACCGAGGCCTGCGACTTCCGCGACAACCTGGCCTCTTTCCAGGGTTCGGGCTACGCAGTGCTGGGCATCTCCCCCGATGCGCCGGAGAAGCTGGCCAACTTCACGGGCGACTTCGGGCTCACCTTCCCGCTGCTGGCTGACGAGGACCACGCGGTGGCCCTGGCCTACGGCGCCTGGGGCGAGAAGCTCGTCGACGGCGAGGTGCAGGAGGGCATCGTCCGCTCCACCGTTGTCCTGGATCCCGAAGGCAAGGTCACGCTGGCCCAGTACCAGGTCAAGGCGCAGGGCCACGTCCAGGCGCTCCGCGAACAGCTCGGCGTCTGA
- a CDS encoding sarcosine oxidase subunit delta — protein sequence MLLISCPNCGPRDETEFHYGGQAHVPYPENPNDLTDREWAEYLFYRENTKGTFAERWVHSTGCRQWFNMLRDTVTYDIQAVYQMGVPRPAAPVPPAADTGTASTGAASTTPLSPSTAPEGATK from the coding sequence ATGCTGCTTATCTCCTGCCCCAACTGCGGCCCGCGGGACGAAACCGAGTTCCACTACGGCGGCCAGGCCCACGTGCCCTACCCCGAGAACCCCAACGACCTCACCGACCGGGAATGGGCCGAGTACCTGTTCTACCGCGAGAACACCAAGGGCACCTTCGCCGAACGGTGGGTGCACAGCACCGGCTGCCGGCAATGGTTCAACATGCTCCGCGACACGGTCACGTACGACATCCAGGCTGTGTACCAGATGGGGGTGCCGCGGCCCGCCGCGCCCGTCCCACCCGCAGCTGACACCGGCACCGCAAGCACCGGCGCCGCCAGCACCACCCCCCTCAGCCCCAGCACCGCCCCGGAAGGAGCGACCAAGTGA